The Syngnathus typhle isolate RoL2023-S1 ecotype Sweden linkage group LG14, RoL_Styp_1.0, whole genome shotgun sequence genome segment GTAAACTTTGTACAAGACAAAAACGGTGCAATGGAGCAGAAATGTGTGCTGGGCTGAGTGTGAGGCTCCATCTTCCAAAATAGAAAAAGATGATGTTCTAGCATCGAAACCCACTTTGGTGTAACCTGCACAGTTTTGTAGATCATATGAAGCAGCATTTGCAAAATGGCGGGAAACCGAACAGAAGTCCCTCTGTTTGGAACGCGGCCCGCCTTTGAGACACCCAAACGTTGACTTTTCCAGGACGGGGTCACTAATCCCAAAACCGTCATGCTTTATTGAATCATTCTGCAAAAGTGCCGTTGTCTTAAAGTCTTATTGGTGGGGGGCTGTTTTTCATGTGTAGACGATGGCGCTGTGCTGTCTTCTCAGAGCCACCAGAAGCGCACGTAGACGATGAGCATGATGAAGAAAACGCCGCCGGCTGCCAGCTTGGCGTACGTGGAGCGCGTGTTCAGGTACTTGGCGTCGCTGCGGTACTTCTTGGACAGGCTGGACAAGTTGCTGGCCTTGGAATCCAACGCTGAAGAGGAGGAATAGAATAAGCAGGTGGTAGATGTGATTTATTCGATGCAAAGAGCAATATTACTCAAGTTTTTTTGGCCCCTCCCCTTTTAGCTCACTTGCCTGCCATAATTGGTCGTTCGTTTAGCACACCTGTGAGCAGGGTCGGACAGACATGGCAGGACAGATGGTGGAAATGCACTAAGGTACTAGTTTAGTGTTTTATTTGACAGAAATCAACAACAAAGTGACAGGATCTGGAACTATCCTTGGTGCTGGACTACTTGGAATGAATCTGCTTTGACAAGATGGAAGCTATGCCGCCAGCATCGATGTACGATGACCACGGACACGTCAACGCCGCGACGGAATGCAACTCGGACTGGTGAGTCAATGAGTCCGCAAAAATAGAGGAACAATTTTGTTCATTCAAAATGGCtcttgattttgttttattaacaACTTCATATGAACATAGAACACTGCCCTCTAGCGAGCAAAAGGTATAATTGACATCGTAAGAGACGTCTCTTGACTCACCGGAGAGCGCCTCTCCTCTCTGCAGCACCTCTTCGATGTTTGCCACCATGATCCTCTGCACGTCTTGCAGCTCCGTGTTGATGCTGCCCAGGTTCCGCCGGGCCCGGCTGTCAATGTAGGCCTTCTTGGTCTTTTGGATGTACGTGTCTGACACACAGCCGCCACTTTGATAAGCCCGACTGATAGACGCACACCTTGAAAGTTTGAGCTTACCGAACTCGATGAAGGAATACGGCCGCGAGACAGTGGGCACTTTCTTGCCGTGCTGCTCGTGGAACTCGGCCTGCAGGTCCTCCAGGTAGGCGAAGGCCAGCTTCTTGGAGAAGCTGGCTTCGCACAGGACCAGGTAGCACACGCCTTTCTCCAAGACATAGCTGCTCGTGACATAAGTGACTGTGAGGGCAAGTAACCTAGTACAAATACTTGGTTAGCGTTGTCCTTTTGTCGGTGGCAACTCACTGGAAGGACATAGAGCCGGCCTCTAAGGTGCAGCGCGAGGGGCTCTGCTCGTTGAGTTTTCTGAAAAGCTGCTTAGCTTGACTCTGGTACTGCTGCAGGTCCCGGCCCAACTGCAAAAACACGGGACACGCGTGGTTGGGGACAACACAAATGGGaggacgtgttttttttttttttttttacgacaatCTGCTTTTCAGCATTCTTGAATGTGTGTGTAATAGAGGTGCAGTGATTAATCTGCCCTTgaaattatttgattatttttaaccCTCAGAAATTGCGCACATTCTGCTTTTGGGGTGTCCTTGAAAGCATCGCAGTAGtcgacatttaaaaataaaataaaaaaggatgcTGGTTGATAGCAAACGAGAGAGCTGgaagaaaatgtttgacttAAGTTAACGTTTGACAAATTTGTTTCCAAGCAATTTGCTCTACTGCAAATACtcgtgtatttgtttttttagtcgGATCTTGGAAAGTATTTACTAATGCCAGCGAATAAGAAACAAGTGACGTTGTGTCCAACCTGCTCGTCCTCCTGCATGGAGGCGGCCAACGGCAGGCCGTCGGCCAACCGGGCGATCATCGTCAGCAGCACCATCTTGTCTGCAGACGCCGCACAAGCTTTTAGATTTGGTCGATTTTGACAGCCTGGAGTGAACCAGAGTGGAAAAGGGAGCACCAGGACGGATGACGTGACGACGCTGAGCTGGCCGGAACTGCGTCACCGCAGCTGTCGTGTCCGTCACCCTAACACTTCCGGTAATGTCGCAAGCCGGAACCTTTTCCATCCCGAGAATGATTCCATCCATTTCCCCCCTATGTTTAAATGGACAaagcttattttatttataaatgtaataaaaaagCTGTAAGCTAAATTAGCAGTTAAAACTTACattgatcattttattttttatttgtgtagCCTAACAAAAGTCTCTTCGACCACGAAAGGAAAAATTCAAATAATGGCCTGgtaataaaatcaaatcaatttatTAGCATTTAATAAAAATTTCAATTGCAAACAACGCTGGGCTGTGAAGACCCTTTATAGCTGCTCCGAGGTATCGTCACAGTACctgaatatattttaaaaacaacaacgaaaTAACCGCTCAAACAGATTTCCATAGCTGCTTGCTTTCTGCGATTTCAAAATAGTTGACAGGGCGAAGCGTTGCTACATTTACACAGGCAGCAGGTTGAATATTCAGTTACAATTAATATCATAAAAGAATGGTACAGTAAATGAGTGGCAGGAGTGTTGCGGTGACATCAATCTACGGAGAAGAGGTCCTTGTATTTCTGCATGAGGGACGCGGCGTGCTCTTGAGGACACGGCCTGATAGGAAGACGCGGAGGGCCCAACTGCAAGCCCGACACCTCGTTCATCAGCTGCTTGTTCACGCCCAAATCAAATCCTGAAAATCGTGAAAAAAAGAGATTTTGAGGTATCAGACAGCTACTCTTTTCGGCGTACTTAAACATCTGTCGATAAATAAAACCAAAGTCATCAAATCCCACTCACCAATTTTAATTGCGTGTCTGATGAGTTCTTGCATCTTGAACTGCTCGAGAGAGAAAAGACAAAGTCTGTTAATTCATAAAATGGACGTACTGTAGTAGTCATGTGACAGATGTGTGCCATTAAGGGGTGTGGCCTAGTGAATGACGTCAGGAGCTGGAACCAGGTTGAACATATTTGTTtgagtgtgtgaatgtgagtagTGGCCTAGATCAGCTCCGTGTGAGTGTTCTCATGttgcattttttgtgtgttgactgTTGAAAAAGCGGCGACATGGACGGCCAGTTTGAGAACCTCAAgtggatggaaaaaaagaatgcacAAACTGTACCTGAAGGCTCCTGGCCTGCGCAAGGTTGCCGCTCTCAAACTCCACCAACAGCTTGTTCATGTGACTTCCAAGGTAATTGTACGTGCTGTGGGTAGAGCAATAAATGAGTAGagctttaatttaaaaaataagtcTGCATCATACGTATAGTAGTTTGTCTGCTACATGTTTTgttgcaccatttgtgttcaaatatcattTGGAATCATCATGGCTGACCTTCCAACTCCTCCGTGGGCTCCCATGGCGAGACCTGCCAGGAGTTGCTGCGCGACATGACAAAAAGGTAATTAGCCACAAAGTGTGGTCACGCAGCGCGAGCGAGCGCAGCGCACCTCGTCAACGCCGTACAGGATCGACCAATCGGGCTGAGAATGGCTGATGCATTGGCCAAGGTCCAGCAGATCAGTCCCGGAGAATTTCACTCCACAGAAGGAGGGAATGAGCGTCTCGATGCCTTCCAGCAAGTCGCTTGCTGGCACTTCAAGACGAGACGCGTTCAAGGGGCAAAAACGATTCAAGTCCAAAAACATGTAAACGTTTTTTGCCAAGGTCGAGCTatgtcctttttgtttttttcccttgtgGCAGATGCAAATACTCACAAGTAACACCAGTCAGGGCTGGAATATGGTAGTAGAAGAATGGCAAAGCGGGGGCCTCGGCAGCGACCTTCTGGAGGTAAGCCCTCAACGTctctgagaagggaaaaggtgcACACGTCTTGATTCTCTTCTGCTTTGCACTTGAATGTCTCTTCTCCGCACACCTGCAGAGCGAGGTTTGAAGAAGGAGGGAGAGATGACGGCGATGGCGTCAACCTCCAGCTCCTTCGCATGGCGAGCCTGAACGATCGGAAAGGCAGAGCCTCAAATGAAGTCGTTTGGAGGCATTGCATTCGGGGAATTGAAGACACGGCTACGTTTGCGCAGGTACTCTGGTTAGAGCCACTCACCAACTCTTGGGAATCTTTGAGACTGGTGCAGCCAACGTGCAAAATCACCTGCtccattctttaaaaaaaaatacaaaatacacaggacataaaatgattaaaaaaagaaatatttgggGTAATTCTAAAGACTTACTTTCCCTTGGCTTTCCGACACCAGTCCTCAGCCAGTAACTTCCTCTCGGCGACGCTGAGGGACATGCCCTCTC includes the following:
- the npl gene encoding N-acetylneuraminate lyase, whose translation is MAQSAGKKWTGLVAATFTPFTSQGEINLSEIGPYIDYLTQKQGVNKIFVNGTTGEGMSLSVAERKLLAEDWCRKAKGKMEQVILHVGCTSLKDSQELARHAKELEVDAIAVISPSFFKPRSAETLRAYLQKVAAEAPALPFFYYHIPALTGVTLPASDLLEGIETLIPSFCGVKFSGTDLLDLGQCISHSQPDWSILYGVDEQLLAGLAMGAHGGVGSTYNYLGSHMNKLLVEFESGNLAQARSLQFKMQELIRHAIKIGFDLGVNKQLMNEVSGLQLGPPRLPIRPCPQEHAASLMQKYKDLFSVD
- the sec22bb gene encoding vesicle-trafficking protein SEC22b-B, which produces MVLLTMIARLADGLPLAASMQEDEQLGRDLQQYQSQAKQLFRKLNEQSPSRCTLEAGSMSFHYVLEKGVCYLVLCEASFSKKLAFAYLEDLQAEFHEQHGKKVPTVSRPYSFIEFDTYIQKTKKAYIDSRARRNLGSINTELQDVQRIMVANIEEVLQRGEALSALDSKASNLSSLSKKYRSDAKYLNTRSTYAKLAAGGVFFIMLIVYVRFWWL